From the Colletotrichum lupini chromosome 1, complete sequence genome, the window CTAGACTATTATCCCCACTTCACAATGTCAATAAACGTGTGCAGTGTTGATGATGCGCAAAAGTCGGAGGGTCTGGCCAGCGGTAGATTGAAAGAAAATTTCTCCATCGCCTTTTGGGAAGTAATGCCTTCCTCGACAGATTTCTCACGCAGAACTCTAACAACTGCTCTCCTCTCGTAATAGACCTGTGATGGCCGGAAGGCACTTCTAGCTCACGTCAAACAACTCAGTCACTGCCAACACATGGCATGCTGATTTCCAGAGGCTGTCGCTTCTCCACGTGGCTGGTCTGCCGAGAATGCACGTGTCAATGTAAGGTATTGGGGCTTTAAAGCCTCAGTTGACCGAGCAGATGTTGATTTACGCTGGGCCTCAAATCTCATTTTCCAATAGAGGGCTTGAGAAAATGTAAACCAGAGTATCTATCTGGCTCTTCAGATTGAACTCTCCGGGCAAAACAACGATCTCCCCGTCTCGAGCACGATATATCAGAAGTGACATTAAGcggtgtttttttttttaggtaAGTGAGGGATGAATGGACAGTGTTTGGATCGACATCGAAAGTAGAGCACCGCGAAAATATCAAACGTCAAGTCACAAATGTGATGAGTCCTGCCCATCTGTTTTCATCAGGTTCTCATTACGACGAGTCCCGCGACCTGCGACATTTATGCTTGTGGCTCAGCTTGCACAGAAGACTTGGGGCAGCCGATATAAAAGGCCTGGGTTGCATTCCAGTTCATCCGCACCAAGACACCAACCAGTGCTTGGTCCGAGGTTGGTAAAAATAGGATCCAAGCGTGCCAGGCATGCCAGACGAGACATTTGAGACCCAGGAAGACCCAGTATGAATACCTAGCTGCCAATGTTAACATTCGGATCAAATTGACCGAACCCGACCTGAAGGCATCAGAAGCATAGTGACTACTGAACCCCGACGATGAGTGAGGAAACCGGCCTCGGTGCCGTTGTCCCCCGAACCCGGGTGCAACCTGACCAACAAACAGGCGGCGTAACGCCGGGTCTGCGGGCGGGCGGCCGGCCTTCTTAGAGTTGGAAAAAGGGGGAAGGGCACCAGGGGTTGAAAAGATCTACCCCCGATTGCAACGGCGCGAGAGATGCGCAGATCATAACGTTCCAACGGGGAAAGGCTGGCGCTACCAAGAGTCTACTCAGTGTACACAGCGAAACAGTGGTAAAGAGCAAGTACTGAATAAGTAACCACCTCACACAAGTGCTTTGCCTCGGATGGCCAACCATCAAGCCAGTCCAACTTTCCAAGCCATCCAAGAAACTTGTGCTGCAGGGGCAGCGGCTGTTGGACTGAACGAAACTCTTTAAAGACAAGGTCGTCTCGGAAGACGCGCACACATCCACAAAACAAAGAGCCAAGATGGCAGATAAACAAATAATACTGTGTAGCGACGGCTGAACAGTAAGTTCATATCATTCTTAGCTATTGCTCACATGAGATGATGAGGTAAAGGATGCCCCAAACTTCCAAAGATCGGACGAGGATCGGGATGACTCAGAAAGGGCAATTCAAGCTCTCGTTTTGACGAGATTGAAGCTCCCAAAACGGATAACGAGATGCTATTGGAGACTCCTCGTCCCAAGATAGAAAGCTTTGGGACAGTGCCTTCGTATCTGATATTATTATCGCATATTGACATGTCTTTCTGGACACGCACCTGATAAGAGTGACTTAGCGAGAGTGACAGAGGCAGCAAAAGGCGTTGAAGAGGCTGGAAAAGGTGTGGGAGGTGGTGGGCAATCATTAAGAAACATTAGCTTCCCTGCCGTGTCGATCCCAGCAATTTCCTTTTGGCTGGCATGTCCAGAGGAGAGCCCCCTGTCATTGATGGCATTTGGGGCTGGCAAGTCCACTGTCCTGCGCTCCGGGTGAGGAACTCAGGAACTCACGGCATCCAGACTTGCAACTTTGCAAGACGCCCCCCTCGTGCAGCCCCCCCGAAACAGAGAGCGATCCCGTTCCGCAGCGGCGCGCTAAGCTACCAGTGGTTGGCCCGGTCCCTCACCTTTTGCCTCCCCCCTGGCCCCCAAAAGTTGACTGGACTCCGTACGCTAGAATTGAACGTTGGTCTGTGGTGGACCTCGAGGAGTGCTGAGGATCGATTATTTGGGCGAATACGGACGGGACTCGAGTATTCTCAGCCACCGTTCGGGGATCTACTTCCAGGTCCCATTCAGGTAGGTGgattagcttaagtactgTGTCACATTGAATCAGAGAAAAGATACATCTGAAAGGGGTCCCCCCCATCTGCGGTGAGGCTCGGGCAGCTTCATTCATTCAATTCAATTCCCCATCCCATCCCCCCATGCCCGGTGCCCCCCCCAGCCAGGAAAtaggaaagaaaaaaaagggagagagagaggcacGACTTGCGCGCCACAACCGATCCTCGACTATCAATCCTCGACCCTCGACCTTGACCTGCTCGCCTTCTCGATTCCCCGTCTTCCGTCCTGACAAGCTCAGAGACGAACAACCACACACACAACGACGAAAACAGTTCCCAGCACCCAACCCTGCATCATACCTTACGAGACCCAGACTGCAGCACCCGTATCACAAGGTGTTCTTCAGCAGCACAGACGACACAGTCTACAGATTTGCCTAGTGCTGCAGTCCCCCCCCATCTCCATGGACACCAACTAGGTCCTCTAAACAGTCCGACCTCGACCTGGACGCAAGCTATATCACCATACCGCACACACCCACATAGGTCAGCGCAAGTTGACCTACGATTCTTCATTTCGCCATGTCCCAGCCAGACGAGCCTGTCGCGACCGTTTCTCCTGAAGTCACCAAGGAGACCAAAGAGACCAAGGAGAAGAGACTCTCGACTGACTCCGACTCCGACTCTGATAAGGAGAATGTAACGCTCCCCTCATCCTCCCTTGATGCACACATACCTGCTTGGGCCTTCCAAGCTCGACCACATGCCGCAACCGCAGTGCAAACAGGAGAAAAACCACTCGCTGACATGACCGGATAAGCAGCAGGATGCCTTCGAAGATGCCGTTGTTGATGTCGCCGAGGTAGCTGAGGTGCGTTCTCTTACTCAGAGAACGCCCTCCGTCTCCAAACCACCACCCGCCGAGGAAACGGAACCTGAATCCCCGAAAAAGGAGGAGCACACTGAAGAGGACAGGGTGGAAGCACCAGCAGCTCCGCCTTCACCAACACCAGACGATCACTTTGTCGACGAGGACTTTGTGAGCGACCATGAGGACGTGGATATCAAGCGCAAAGCTTCCCCCGTATCCCATCGACTTTCCAATACCTCAAATCTGGACGACGTCAAGCTCGACGACGACCACCCTGCCCCACATGAGGAACCAGGTTTGTTGTTTGGCTGCATGAATTAATTGACGTCTGACAGTAATGCTAATTTTCAACCCAAGAAACGAAAGCCATTAGCCCGGTCGAAGAGAAGCCACTGCCGCCCAAGAAAATATCCATTAGCAGCATCACCGGCGCCCTCCCATCCATGCCATGGTCGCCGCCAGCCGAGCCATCGCCTGCCAAATCTCCCGTAGTCCCAGCTGCACCCCCACCGCAAGCCGCTTCCTCTGCCGCCCTACCACCACCCCCTGGTCCCCCGACCAGGAAGCTCACCAGCCCCTTCTCCTGGCTGTCTCGAAACAGCACAagcaaggagaaggagacctCACCGCCTCCACAGGCCTCTCCTCGTCGAAACACAGCCAGCTCCATCGCAACGTTAACAAGTAACCCAGAGATGTCGCTGGGCAGGTTAGACGAAGAGAAAGAGGGCGGCATCCCGCGACACAGTCTGAAGGACCGCTTCAAGATGGTTCGACTACGGGAAGAGGCCGGCGTCACGCTGCCATCCGACGACGATAAACCTGTGCCGCCCCCCAAGGGATTGGGTTTAATCACACCTCCCGCCCAGAATGGAACCGACAAGGAGCTTGGAGCTGATCAAGCCCCCAAATCGCCTCTCCCAACGACCCCGAACCCGGCGCTGGCACCAGGAACAGTATCTGGTGTATCGGCTGGACCCTCGGACATGTCAGACTCCCAGGTAGACTGGGATCTCTGGCAGTCCGTTGTTTACGAAGGCCCGGCGGTTGTTCAGCGGACCAGCGCCGAGGAACTGAACAAAGCCATTGCCAGTGGTATTCCTAACGCTATCCGTGGAGTAGTCTGGCAAGTATTGGCCCAGAGTAACAATGAAGAGCTCGAGATCATGTACAGAGAGCTAGTGGCCAGGGGAATCGACAAGGAAATCAACAGGAACAGTCATAGCACTGTCAGCTCGAGCAGCAACGGTACTCTCAGCATTCAGAACGATATTGTCAATTCCTCCTCATCATCTGTCCACTCGGAACACTCAGCCGCGAATGGCATGCCTTCCCCTCATGAGAAGAGTGCGGAGACGGTCCTAAAGGCGCAGCAGGCGGCTACGGCGGCGAGACAAAAGAAGCAAAAGGAGGATACTGCCATGCTCCAGAAGTTGGAGAAGACGATTCGACGAGACATGGGTGCGAGAACCAGCTTCTCCAAGTacgccgccgctgccgggCTTCAGGAGGGCCTCTTTGGCGTGTGCAAGGCGTATGCCTTGTTCGACGAGGGTGTTGGCTATGCTCAAGGCATGAACTTCTTGATTATGCCCCTTTTGTTCAACATGACAGAGGAAGAAGCCTTCTGCCTGCTGGTCCGGTTGATGAACCACTACCACCTGCGCGACCTATTTATTCAGGACATGCCCGGCCTTCACAAGAACTTGTACATCTTTGAGCGCTTGCTTGAGGATTACGAGCCAGCTTTGTACTGTCATTTGCGCCGCCGCAGCATCTCACCACACCTTTACGCCACACAGTGGTTTTTGACACTATTCGCCTATCGATTCCCCCTGCAACTGGTACTACGCATTTACGACCTGATCCTGTCTGAAGGTCTCTCAGCTATTCTGCGATTCGGTATCGTCTTGATGCAAAAGAACGCCTCCAACTTGCTTGCCATCTCGGACATGCAGCAACTGACCGTCTTCCTCAAAGACAAGGTTTTTGACGCCTACATCGATACCGCACCGAGCGCAGGCAGCATTCTGGAGAACGGCTTCTTTGGAAGCTCAAGCGCCAGCATGGATAAGGAAGTCTACCGCGCCGATCAACTTGTCAGAGATGCGTGTGATCTCAATATCACTCCCGAGATTCTCAAGACCTACACTACCGAATGGGAGGAGAAGACAAAGGCTGAGAAGGACCGTGAGGCCGAGTTGGAAGGGCTGCGGACTGCCAATATTAACTTTGCCGTCAAGGTCCGTAAGCTCGAGGAGCGTGTCGAAGCATACGATAGTGAACAGGCTGCTCTCGCAACTGAGCTGGTCCACACCAAGGTCGAGAACGAAGAACTCAAGGACGAAAATGAGAGTCTCAAGGGCCAGGTCCGTGAGCTGCGAAACGTCATCGAAAAGCAGCCTGAAGAACTCGAGAACGCATGGAAGGCTGAGCGAGAGGATCTCATGAAGCGTAACCTCAAGGTTCACGAGGAGAACGAGAAGTTGGAGAAGGAGATGGCGGAGCTGGAGGAGGAGCTTGTGCAGACCAAGATGCAGTATGCCGAGGTAAGAGCACGCCGCAATGAAATCCATGAAGGATAGTTTGACTAACTCTATTACAGATCAATTCTCAGCACGAGACGCTCAACCGCAAGTGGACAGACCTCAAGCGACAGTTTGCTTGAGGCAGTCTGTGAGGAATACGATCCTGGTAACCCAGAAGCAGAATTCTCTGAATATCTTAATGTACAAAGTAATCATAGCTTCCCATTGAGTATGGAGGTTTGCGTGTGTTTGCTGGCCTAATGCACATCTGGGCAGCCAGCAGGTAGAAGTACGGGCATCGATAAATCAGACAGACCCTTGAGGCGGTCACCGGTTTCTGATATCCCGAGAACCAACACGCGGTAGGAGTGAGCAGAAGCATGCCGGCCTAGACGGGCCAGGAGAAACTGGCTAATAGCCATCCGGTTTTTAATACAAGACTCGTATCAGAGGCCAGCTGCTAGGTGAGCACGGAGAAGGGGTTCAAGGCGCATACTCAAGCTTCCGTAGTTAGACTTGACAGCTACAACATCAAATACAGAAAGCATCACAAGGCAATCAGGAGAGTGGATGACAGCAGGTGAACAGTGATTACGGCAGGCAAAAACTTGGTGGTATAATCTTTTTGAGTCTTCCTAATAACCCATATCCGTCTGTGGACTCGGTTGCTTTTCCGAGCCTACATTTCATTGTGAGCTAATCACGCCCCGTGATGGCTCGCCAGACGAGAAAAGCAAAACCTGTTCAACACCAAGAACAACCTAAGAGCCCGATAAAATGTTTTTTTCATTCCCGTAAACGTGATCCGTGACAAAGTCACAGTTATCTAGTTTTTTCCCAATCCACATCCACACGCCCACAACGCGCGACGCTGTATCGTTAGGACATGGTTTTCACGCAGCAAACGGGACCACCCTGGTAAACAAGGCGATACGTTTACTTGTGGAGCTTGCGCTGGTAGAAGGCGAGCTCCTCACCCTCGAGGATGTATCCGTCGCAGCGACCGGACTGGCCGGGGCGGGAGGAGACAACGGCGTACAGGCGACCGGCCTCGAACTGCTTCTCGAGAGCGTTCTCGACCTTGCCCTCGGCGGCGTAGCGCTCAGCCTGCTTCTTCTCGACGGACTTGGACTTCTtggtctcctcctccttgacGCCGGCGGCGGCCTGCTGCTTCTGCTGGCGGCGACGGCCGAGGTTCTGGCCGTAGTGGGCCTCGTACCACTGACGGAAGGGGGCGGCGTCGATCTGGACGACGGCGGACTTGGTCAGGGTGTTTGTGCGGACGAGCTCGTTGTTGGAGGGGTGGTAGGCGACGCCGATGACACGGGTCTTGCGGGTGCAGCCCTCGGAGGCCCAGGCGAAGTTACCGGAGTCGAGGCGGAGGGCGCGGTACTTGTGGTTGCCGCCGCGGGTGCGGACGGTGTGGACTCGCTTGGGGCCGATACGGGTGTTGGCACCCTGGCGACCGGCCTCGAAAGCGCGCTTCTTCCCTGTTGAGCAGAAAGGTCAGAACGCATGCTTGATTAGAGCATACGGGCTTTCGATTGTATTACGC encodes:
- a CDS encoding TBC domain-containing protein; the encoded protein is MSQPDEPVATVSPEVTKETKETKEKRLSTDSDSDSDKENQDAFEDAVVDVAEVAEVRSLTQRTPSVSKPPPAEETEPESPKKEEHTEEDRVEAPAAPPSPTPDDHFVDEDFVSDHEDVDIKRKASPVSHRLSNTSNLDDVKLDDDHPAPHEEPETKAISPVEEKPLPPKKISISSITGALPSMPWSPPAEPSPAKSPVVPAAPPPQAASSAALPPPPGPPTRKLTSPFSWLSRNSTSKEKETSPPPQASPRRNTASSIATLTSNPEMSLGRLDEEKEGGIPRHSLKDRFKMVRLREEAGVTLPSDDDKPVPPPKGLGLITPPAQNGTDKELGADQAPKSPLPTTPNPALAPGTVSGVSAGPSDMSDSQVDWDLWQSVVYEGPAVVQRTSAEELNKAIASGIPNAIRGVVWQVLAQSNNEELEIMYRELVARGIDKEINRNSHSTVSSSSNGTLSIQNDIVNSSSSSVHSEHSAANGMPSPHEKSAETVLKAQQAATAARQKKQKEDTAMLQKLEKTIRRDMGARTSFSKYAAAAGLQEGLFGVCKAYALFDEGVGYAQGMNFLIMPLLFNMTEEEAFCLLVRLMNHYHLRDLFIQDMPGLHKNLYIFERLLEDYEPALYCHLRRRSISPHLYATQWFLTLFAYRFPLQLVLRIYDLILSEGLSAILRFGIVLMQKNASNLLAISDMQQLTVFLKDKVFDAYIDTAPSAGSILENGFFGSSSASMDKEVYRADQLVRDACDLNITPEILKTYTTEWEEKTKAEKDREAELEGLRTANINFAVKVRKLEERVEAYDSEQAALATELVHTKVENEELKDENESLKGQVRELRNVIEKQPEELENAWKAEREDLMKRNLKVHEENEKLEKEMAELEEELVQTKMQYAEINSQHETLNRKWTDLKRQFA
- a CDS encoding 40S ribosomal protein S8, giving the protein MGISRDSRHKRSASGAKRAYYRKKRAFEAGRQGANTRIGPKRVHTVRTRGGNHKYRALRLDSGNFAWASEGCTRKTRVIGVAYHPSNNELVRTNTLTKSAVVQIDAAPFRQWYEAHYGQNLGRRRQQKQQAAAGVKEEETKKSKSVEKKQAERYAAEGKVENALEKQFEAGRLYAVVSSRPGQSGRCDGYILEGEELAFYQRKLHK